One stretch of Nitratiruptor tergarcus DSM 16512 DNA includes these proteins:
- the nadB gene encoding L-aspartate oxidase codes for MQYDYIIVGAGIAGLYASLNIPQNKKVLILSKDPIWECNTFYAQGGVATAIDESDIPAHIEDTLKAGAGLCNKEAVEILSRNSIGVIEDLIMRGFEFDKDEKGNLLFTKEAAHSKARILHAGGDATGRELHKFLLQHCKAKVLEGVIVIDLLIEEDRVYGVTVRQGAKQFNVYANYVILASGGIGSLYEYHTNAKKISADLQGLVAMKGLRLKDMEFTQFHPTVFVYNTRARKYLLTEALRGEGATIVDENGYRFLFEYDERGELAPRDIVSRAIYKYQREGHKVYLNFENFSEEFFKKRFPTIYRNFRNLGFAVPHEQVPISPAFHFAMGGIATNTWGKVEGMQNLYAIGEVACTGVHGANRLASNSLLEGLVFSKRAIEDTLLQNVNLTFKEFKSRNFLLSKSKDKEYKSLLRRTMWEKVGIVRHKKDLLEALETVKMIASQDIGHLLQLRILSAKAIIEAALKRKESIGAHYRED; via the coding sequence ATGCAGTATGATTATATTATTGTTGGAGCTGGAATTGCTGGGCTCTATGCCTCTTTGAATATCCCACAAAATAAAAAAGTACTCATACTCTCAAAAGATCCCATTTGGGAATGTAATACATTCTATGCGCAAGGCGGTGTAGCAACAGCAATCGATGAGAGTGATATTCCGGCTCATATTGAAGATACACTCAAAGCTGGAGCAGGTCTTTGCAATAAAGAAGCAGTAGAGATTCTTAGTCGCAACTCCATTGGAGTCATAGAGGATCTCATTATGCGTGGCTTTGAGTTTGATAAAGATGAAAAAGGTAATCTTCTTTTTACAAAAGAAGCAGCACACTCTAAAGCACGTATACTTCATGCAGGAGGCGATGCCACAGGAAGAGAACTGCATAAATTTTTACTCCAGCACTGCAAGGCAAAAGTGCTTGAGGGTGTTATTGTTATAGATCTTCTCATTGAAGAAGATAGAGTCTATGGCGTTACTGTGAGACAAGGGGCAAAGCAGTTTAACGTATATGCTAACTATGTCATTCTTGCAAGTGGCGGTATAGGATCTCTATATGAATATCACACTAATGCCAAAAAAATTAGTGCAGATTTGCAAGGTCTTGTAGCTATGAAGGGGCTGCGTCTAAAAGATATGGAGTTTACCCAGTTCCATCCAACGGTCTTTGTCTACAACACAAGAGCAAGAAAGTATCTTCTCACTGAAGCATTGCGAGGTGAGGGGGCAACGATTGTTGATGAAAATGGCTATAGATTTTTGTTTGAGTATGATGAAAGAGGGGAGCTAGCTCCACGCGATATTGTGAGTCGTGCTATTTATAAGTATCAAAGGGAAGGGCACAAAGTCTATCTTAATTTTGAGAACTTTAGTGAAGAGTTTTTTAAAAAACGCTTTCCAACAATTTACCGTAATTTTCGCAATTTAGGATTTGCAGTACCGCATGAGCAGGTTCCTATCTCTCCAGCATTTCACTTTGCTATGGGTGGTATTGCTACTAATACTTGGGGTAAAGTTGAAGGCATGCAAAATCTCTATGCAATTGGTGAAGTAGCTTGTACTGGTGTGCATGGCGCAAATAGATTGGCGAGTAACTCTTTGCTTGAAGGGCTTGTATTTTCTAAACGTGCTATAGAAGATACGCTGCTTCAAAATGTTAACCTTACTTTTAAAGAGTTCAAATCTCGTAACTTTTTACTTTCCAAAAGCAAAGATAAAGAGTATAAATCCCTTCTTCGCCGCACAATGTGGGAGAAGGTAGGAATTGTAAGACATAAAAAGGATCTACTGGAAGCTTTGGAAACTGTTAAGATGATAGCTTCACAAGATATTGGTCATCTCTTGCAGTTAAGAATTTTGAGTGCAAAAGCGATAATAGAAGCAGCACTGAAGAGAAAAGAGAGTATAGGTGCACACTATAGAGAAGATTGA
- the uvrC gene encoding excinuclease ABC subunit UvrC yields the protein MQQLKEKIKKLPDQPGVYQYFDAQGRLLYIGKAKSLKKRVKSYFRFTPFAPAPNLSPRIYKMVNEIKNLEYIVVSSENDALILENSLIKQLKPKYNILLRDDKTYPYIYVDFAEDFPRLKITRKVLAGKKVKYFGPFPSAAKDIVDSIYEIFPLVQKESCIKGKKACLFYQMQKCLAPCEGKISKEEYRKILDEAIAHIHNKKLLLQKLEQKMLALSAQLRFEEAAQIRDRIDKIRAIEFQSEIDFAKLQDIDVYAIASDKTQAAIVRMFMREGKVVASSSNIVRIDEYKGFDKEEAYKRVLLEFYTTQTPLTASLIVVAEDFEAREELENFLSQKFNKKITIVHPKRGEKRRLADIAQLNAKEILAKSKPKSDIEEQLQNLLDLNSKPYRIEVFDNSHISGSIPVGAMIVYENGAFDKKSYRHYNLHAQDEYAQMKELLTHRCESFAKNPPPDMWLIDGGETLRRLAQDIAQSFGVSIDVIAIAKEKIDAKAHRAKGKAKDLIYTQNGVLRLLPTDKRLQFLQKLRDEAHRFAITFHRKQRSKKAKELELLKISGIGEAKIRKLLNYFGSFENIRLASEEELSDVLNKKDAKNIKKSLN from the coding sequence ATGCAGCAGCTCAAAGAGAAAATTAAAAAGCTCCCTGACCAACCAGGCGTCTATCAATATTTTGATGCGCAGGGAAGACTGCTTTATATCGGCAAAGCTAAAAGCCTCAAAAAAAGGGTCAAAAGCTATTTTCGCTTCACCCCATTTGCACCAGCTCCAAACCTCTCACCTCGCATATATAAAATGGTAAATGAGATCAAAAATCTCGAATATATTGTTGTCTCTTCTGAAAATGATGCTTTGATACTCGAAAACTCCCTTATTAAACAGCTCAAACCAAAATATAACATTCTCTTGCGGGATGATAAAACCTATCCCTATATTTATGTAGACTTTGCAGAAGATTTTCCAAGGCTAAAAATTACACGCAAAGTTCTTGCAGGCAAAAAGGTAAAATATTTTGGTCCATTTCCTAGTGCAGCAAAAGATATTGTAGACTCTATTTATGAAATATTTCCCCTTGTGCAAAAAGAGTCCTGTATAAAAGGAAAAAAAGCTTGCCTCTTTTATCAGATGCAAAAATGCCTTGCACCGTGCGAGGGAAAAATTTCAAAAGAGGAGTATAGAAAAATTCTCGATGAAGCGATTGCACATATCCACAATAAAAAACTGCTTTTGCAAAAACTTGAGCAAAAGATGCTTGCACTCTCTGCGCAACTGCGCTTTGAAGAGGCTGCTCAGATAAGGGATCGCATAGATAAAATTCGCGCTATTGAGTTCCAAAGTGAAATAGATTTTGCAAAACTCCAAGATATAGATGTTTACGCTATTGCTTCAGACAAAACCCAAGCTGCAATCGTAAGAATGTTTATGCGCGAAGGAAAAGTAGTAGCTAGCAGCTCAAATATTGTGCGCATTGATGAGTATAAAGGTTTTGACAAAGAAGAGGCTTATAAAAGAGTACTTTTAGAATTTTATACTACACAAACTCCGCTTACTGCTTCTTTGATAGTAGTTGCGGAGGATTTTGAAGCAAGAGAGGAGTTAGAGAATTTTTTAAGTCAAAAATTTAACAAAAAAATAACTATAGTACACCCCAAGAGAGGCGAAAAGCGAAGACTTGCAGATATCGCGCAACTCAATGCAAAAGAGATTCTTGCAAAAAGCAAACCAAAAAGCGATATTGAAGAACAACTCCAAAACCTTTTAGATCTTAATAGCAAACCCTACCGCATAGAGGTTTTTGACAACTCTCACATCAGCGGCTCCATTCCAGTTGGAGCGATGATAGTCTATGAAAATGGAGCATTTGATAAAAAAAGTTACCGCCACTATAATCTGCACGCGCAAGATGAATATGCACAGATGAAAGAACTCCTCACTCATAGATGTGAGAGTTTTGCAAAAAATCCTCCCCCAGATATGTGGCTCATTGATGGGGGTGAGACACTCAGAAGACTTGCACAAGATATTGCGCAAAGCTTCGGTGTATCTATCGATGTCATAGCAATTGCAAAAGAGAAGATAGATGCAAAAGCCCACAGAGCAAAAGGAAAAGCTAAAGATCTCATATATACACAAAATGGCGTTCTTCGACTCCTTCCAACAGACAAAAGATTACAATTTTTACAAAAGTTACGGGATGAAGCACATAGATTTGCCATTACTTTTCATCGCAAACAGCGCAGTAAAAAAGCTAAAGAGCTCGAACTTCTCAAAATCTCTGGTATAGGAGAAGCAAAAATTCGCAAACTTCTTAACTATTTTGGAAGTTTTGAAAATATTCGCTTAGCCAGTGAAGAGGAGCTATCAGATGTCCTTAACAAAAAAGATGCAAAAAATATCAAAAAAAGCCTCAATTAA
- a CDS encoding ATP-binding protein, whose protein sequence is MAIGMKNRLKIVTLLPILLLFIASIISTWYFFDKYLQIKKSKLFLENAKSLQSILYEVGKERTLTAIYLAKNEDNPELQKQYKKTDEAITEFKQISSHIDPTLQNALAILQIARQKTINRSDSFKSIFYGLYTDSVAEQILNYILKINENQPNSDILQKGYLYTTLLQSIEYSSLEEGLVSYYILSQKQFDPQTATLELSYIPKADLFLNLSKVDPFIAAFTMKVAQNANFQSLYEKIKSLRINFIAGKPIPFDTWININDQKIAALFDFTQPAYNMLAAQVQKKMHFFFIAAIFSLIVLLLSIVLFVFNYIFAKDFSHNIEKLENLLKKVALSEDILKTHKDLAQEINLDTTEGIDKAYELLDLALKRTEDAKEAAEEANKAKSMFLANMSHEIRTPLNGIMGFTELLKNTNLSEEQRDFVNIIEKSSENLLEIINNILDFAKIESNKIELESVVFEPIAEFENAVEVYAPKAAEKNIDLACFVDPKLEKPLKGDPTKIKEVLINLISNAVKFTPKGGEIVVEIRKLGEKDSYAVIQFEVRDTGIGIPKDKKDKIFEAFSQADISVTRKYGGTGLGLTISSEFVKLMGGELKIESEENKGSRFYFTLELEEIPILQESYKDRFSSLKVAFYAPQDHPKTQNRFIAEYMKFFGVQFLQNSDIKEILAQKERINFALIDYDFAKDKTINSLVRDKIPVALIAKVTYKKKIEEFTGKIIKNIYEPANFTKLKQLIEYYLQNSKNLQQKTEILASTGAIKFHAKALVAEDNSINQKLIKKTLEDFGLEVDLADNGLEALEKFKTNKYDIVFMDIQMPVKDGVEAMQEIHLYEKEMHLIPTPIIALTAHALKGDRERFMEKGFDEYITKPINRKDIETILKAFLPDKKYIPTIEEELQEEKSISQKESQKDEYDFDILLLKKSPLEAKLFANVLKSLGYSVDMALDLEDFTKRLENKRYRVAFIDKESDEYNFHILQQIKEKAPQTMFILLVEPSFDISTLPSIEKSFYYDILRNIIKKDFFKKELDKLMKKETTV, encoded by the coding sequence ATGGCAATAGGAATGAAAAATAGATTAAAAATTGTTACACTGCTGCCAATATTGCTTCTTTTTATCGCATCTATAATTTCAACATGGTACTTTTTTGATAAATACCTCCAAATAAAAAAATCCAAACTATTTTTGGAAAATGCAAAATCTTTACAATCAATACTCTATGAAGTGGGAAAAGAGCGGACGCTTACTGCTATTTATCTTGCAAAAAATGAAGATAACCCAGAACTACAAAAACAGTATAAAAAAACAGATGAAGCGATAACAGAATTTAAACAGATTAGTTCCCATATCGATCCCACACTTCAAAATGCTCTTGCTATCTTACAGATAGCAAGGCAAAAAACGATAAATCGGAGCGATTCATTTAAATCGATTTTTTATGGCCTCTATACCGATTCAGTAGCTGAGCAGATACTTAATTACATATTAAAAATAAATGAAAACCAACCAAACAGCGATATCCTCCAAAAGGGATACCTCTATACTACCCTGTTACAAAGTATAGAATATAGCTCCTTAGAAGAGGGACTTGTGTCATATTATATCCTCTCACAAAAGCAATTTGACCCTCAAACTGCAACTTTGGAGCTATCATATATCCCTAAAGCTGACCTTTTTCTCAATCTCTCCAAAGTTGATCCCTTTATAGCAGCATTTACTATGAAAGTAGCACAAAATGCAAACTTTCAATCACTATATGAAAAAATAAAATCACTGCGCATCAATTTCATTGCTGGCAAGCCTATACCTTTTGATACTTGGATAAATATTAATGATCAAAAGATAGCAGCACTTTTTGACTTCACTCAACCAGCCTACAATATGCTCGCTGCACAAGTGCAAAAAAAGATGCACTTTTTTTTCATAGCAGCAATATTTTCTTTGATTGTTCTTCTCCTTTCAATAGTACTTTTTGTCTTCAACTATATTTTTGCTAAAGATTTCTCACATAATATAGAAAAACTTGAAAATCTTCTCAAAAAAGTTGCACTCTCTGAAGATATTCTCAAAACTCACAAAGATCTTGCACAAGAGATCAACCTTGATACTACAGAAGGTATCGATAAAGCTTATGAGCTCCTTGATCTTGCCCTTAAGCGTACAGAAGATGCCAAAGAGGCTGCAGAAGAGGCGAATAAAGCAAAAAGTATGTTTCTTGCCAATATGAGCCATGAGATACGTACACCTCTAAATGGTATCATGGGCTTTACCGAACTACTCAAAAATACAAACCTTTCTGAAGAGCAAAGAGATTTTGTAAATATTATTGAAAAGAGTTCAGAAAATCTTTTAGAAATTATCAATAATATCCTCGACTTTGCTAAAATCGAGAGCAATAAAATAGAGCTTGAAAGTGTTGTGTTCGAGCCAATTGCAGAGTTTGAAAATGCTGTTGAAGTATATGCACCAAAAGCAGCAGAAAAAAATATTGACCTTGCATGTTTTGTAGATCCAAAGTTAGAAAAACCTCTCAAAGGCGATCCGACAAAAATCAAAGAAGTACTCATCAATCTTATAAGCAATGCTGTTAAATTTACACCAAAAGGTGGTGAGATTGTTGTTGAGATCCGCAAACTTGGTGAAAAGGACTCTTATGCTGTCATTCAGTTTGAAGTACGAGATACAGGTATAGGTATACCAAAAGATAAAAAAGATAAAATCTTCGAAGCCTTTAGTCAAGCAGATATTTCAGTTACACGCAAATATGGTGGAACTGGTCTTGGACTTACAATTTCTAGTGAATTTGTAAAGCTTATGGGAGGAGAGCTCAAAATAGAGAGCGAAGAGAATAAAGGGAGTAGATTCTATTTTACTCTTGAGCTTGAAGAGATACCAATTTTACAAGAAAGTTATAAGGATCGTTTTTCTAGTCTCAAAGTAGCTTTTTATGCTCCTCAAGATCATCCAAAAACACAAAATAGGTTCATAGCTGAATATATGAAGTTTTTTGGTGTACAATTTTTACAAAATAGCGATATAAAAGAGATTTTAGCACAAAAAGAGCGTATTAACTTTGCTCTTATAGATTACGATTTTGCTAAAGACAAGACTATCAATAGTCTTGTGCGAGATAAAATTCCTGTTGCTCTCATTGCAAAAGTCACATATAAAAAGAAAATTGAGGAGTTTACTGGAAAAATTATCAAAAATATCTATGAGCCAGCAAATTTTACAAAACTCAAACAGCTTATTGAATACTACTTGCAAAATAGTAAAAATCTCCAACAAAAAACAGAAATTTTAGCTAGCACTGGTGCTATAAAATTTCATGCAAAAGCATTAGTTGCAGAAGACAACTCTATTAACCAAAAACTTATTAAAAAAACCCTCGAAGATTTTGGACTTGAAGTAGATCTTGCAGACAATGGGCTTGAGGCTTTGGAAAAATTCAAAACAAACAAGTATGATATTGTCTTTATGGATATCCAAATGCCTGTGAAGGATGGAGTAGAAGCTATGCAAGAGATACATCTCTATGAAAAAGAGATGCATCTTATTCCTACACCAATCATTGCTCTTACTGCGCACGCTCTCAAAGGCGACAGGGAGCGTTTTATGGAGAAAGGATTTGATGAATATATCACAAAACCAATAAACAGAAAAGATATTGAAACTATTCTCAAAGCTTTCTTGCCTGATAAAAAGTATATCCCTACCATTGAAGAAGAGCTGCAAGAAGAAAAGAGTATAAGCCAAAAAGAGTCCCAAAAAGATGAATATGACTTTGATATATTACTACTCAAAAAGAGTCCACTTGAAGCAAAACTTTTTGCAAATGTACTTAAATCTTTAGGGTATAGCGTTGATATGGCTTTAGATCTTGAAGATTTTACCAAGCGTCTAGAGAATAAGCGATATAGAGTGGCATTCATTGATAAAGAGTCTGATGAATACAATTTTCATATTTTACAGCAAATCAAAGAAAAAGCGCCTCAGACCATGTTTATCCTCCTTGTAGAACCAAGCTTTGACATCTCTACTCTTCCATCTATAGAAAAAAGTTTCTACTATGACATCTTACGCAATATCATCAAGAAAGACTTTTTCAAAAAAGAACTCGATAAACTCATGAAGAAGGAAACAACTGTATGA
- a CDS encoding response regulator, which yields MKQLKVLYVDDDIINRMLLQNLLKQNSLIYEAIEAKDGKEALQILNKNRDIDFVLLDIYMPQMNGLQMLEYMRKDPRFKDIPVIILSTDESLKTKALELGANDYMIKPVKEKELKEKIEKFGSLT from the coding sequence ATGAAACAACTCAAAGTACTCTATGTAGATGATGATATCATTAATAGAATGCTGCTGCAAAATCTTCTCAAACAAAACTCTTTGATATATGAAGCGATTGAAGCAAAGGATGGCAAAGAGGCTTTGCAAATTCTTAATAAAAACCGTGATATAGACTTTGTGTTACTTGATATCTATATGCCACAGATGAATGGTCTACAAATGTTAGAGTATATGAGAAAAGATCCGAGATTTAAAGATATACCTGTCATAATTCTTAGCACAGATGAGTCACTAAAAACAAAGGCGTTAGAGCTAGGTGCAAATGATTATATGATAAAACCGGTAAAAGAGAAAGAGCTTAAAGAAAAGATAGAGAAGTTTGGCTCTCTTACATAG
- a CDS encoding Hpt domain-containing protein, which translates to MILYDAQKRIIAINEQTLEMLGYSSLEEFKKEVTDLSQFFVKKPGYIHQFRSFHWIDYVLTNTTVTHRALLQTKDGKVLEVFLKVTQLGSLHNLSNYYLVTFEFNTFNEECIIANIQPQQSQVKPTQPATSAPAMQPEPEYINIEEKEMPSLDLESISIELNLDQEIILDFIKEYISHAVEKLDEINSFIKKRDAKNLYSTIHTLKGVAANLRLKPIQEVLSQVKKESSIEEMVEKLQDFYAYIKYLAKEFNVTIDKELKLFNPNVLTPSATTHTQEQREEPSSSNEQPSSVKGEVIEEAATELGLSLNEYQEYLKELINEIKLNLAYNNYNELHKLASFARNLYLQECAKYLDQVNVNQNPELVKKCIQDLESLKKEPSPFTISLEELQDSLELTQIDKDDFIEILEDLIIELKTLNSIKMRKEKFLKKAKQLKSVAESLRLSNLVLLLNNIISNYPLNDILSKQLEDAISSLEENIRKL; encoded by the coding sequence GTGATTTTATACGATGCGCAAAAGAGAATCATCGCCATCAATGAACAGACATTAGAGATGTTAGGGTACTCTTCACTGGAAGAGTTCAAAAAAGAGGTAACAGATCTCTCACAATTTTTTGTAAAAAAACCAGGATATATCCATCAATTTAGAAGTTTTCACTGGATAGATTATGTCTTAACTAATACCACAGTGACACATAGAGCCCTCCTTCAAACAAAAGATGGTAAAGTCCTCGAAGTTTTCCTTAAAGTTACTCAACTTGGTTCACTGCATAATCTCTCAAATTACTATCTTGTTACATTTGAATTTAACACATTCAATGAAGAGTGCATAATTGCCAATATACAACCTCAACAATCACAAGTAAAACCGACGCAACCTGCAACCAGTGCCCCTGCAATGCAACCAGAGCCAGAATATATTAATATTGAAGAAAAAGAGATGCCCTCTTTGGATCTCGAATCAATCTCTATCGAACTCAATCTTGATCAAGAGATTATTTTAGATTTCATCAAAGAATATATTAGCCATGCAGTTGAAAAACTAGATGAAATAAACAGTTTTATAAAAAAAAGAGACGCCAAAAATCTCTATAGCACTATTCATACACTCAAAGGTGTAGCAGCAAACCTTCGCCTTAAACCAATTCAAGAGGTTCTCTCACAAGTTAAAAAAGAGTCTTCTATAGAAGAGATGGTAGAAAAACTTCAAGATTTTTACGCCTATATAAAATATTTAGCAAAAGAGTTCAATGTAACAATAGACAAAGAGCTTAAACTTTTTAATCCCAATGTACTCACACCATCAGCCACCACTCATACTCAAGAGCAAAGAGAAGAGCCATCTTCATCTAACGAACAACCATCGTCAGTCAAAGGTGAAGTAATTGAAGAGGCTGCCACTGAGCTTGGACTCTCGTTAAATGAGTATCAAGAGTATCTTAAAGAACTTATCAATGAAATTAAGCTCAATCTTGCATATAATAACTATAATGAACTTCACAAACTTGCATCTTTTGCACGAAATCTCTATCTCCAAGAGTGTGCCAAATATCTTGATCAAGTCAATGTGAATCAAAATCCAGAGCTTGTCAAAAAATGTATACAAGATCTTGAGTCTCTCAAAAAAGAGCCAAGCCCATTTACTATCTCTTTAGAAGAGCTGCAAGATTCTTTAGAATTGACACAAATTGACAAGGATGATTTCATTGAAATCCTTGAAGATCTCATAATCGAGCTTAAAACTCTCAACAGTATCAAAATGCGCAAAGAAAAATTCTTAAAAAAAGCAAAACAGCTCAAAAGTGTAGCAGAGAGTCTACGACTAAGTAATCTCGTTTTACTTCTCAACAATATTATTTCCAACTATCCACTTAATGATATTTTAAGTAAACAACTTGAAGACGCAATCAGCTCTTTAGAAGAAAATATACGAAAACTTTGA
- the nhaD gene encoding sodium:proton antiporter NhaD: MHEIHLTQTWVGYLNLVIFIVGYYFIAAEEKFHMNKAKPALLIGTLMFMLLGIYFTLNHLDPEPLHNEMEKLILEIAEIFFFLFVAMTFIETLIERKVFDVLKYKLTSKGYSYKKLFWITGALAFWISPVADNLTTALILSTVLFTIDKTKTQFLVPGAINIVVAANAGGAWSPFGDITTLMAWTAGKGEFVDFLYLFVPSFAGWVLTAWLLSFFVPQGEPHFDASLPKAELKPGAKVVIWLGAFTIFIAVLGHQLFHFPAMWGMMFGLALLKMYSYLHKRKNQEDHFDVYVNMKNVENDTLLFFFGILSAVGALHFMGYLEYVVKLYDIIGPTAGNIGVGFISAIIDNVPVMSAILKANPPMGIDQWLLVTLTAGIGGSLISFGSAAGVGVMGRLKGIYTFGAHMKYAWTVLAGYVLSIILWYIQFEILGLY, from the coding sequence ATGCATGAAATTCATTTGACACAGACGTGGGTAGGATATCTTAACCTCGTTATTTTTATAGTTGGCTACTATTTTATAGCGGCTGAAGAGAAGTTCCATATGAACAAAGCCAAGCCTGCTTTGCTTATTGGTACGCTCATGTTTATGCTGTTAGGTATCTATTTTACTTTAAACCATCTCGATCCAGAACCACTGCATAATGAGATGGAAAAGCTTATTTTAGAAATTGCAGAGATATTCTTTTTTCTCTTTGTAGCTATGACCTTTATTGAGACATTAATTGAGAGAAAAGTATTTGATGTACTCAAATATAAGCTCACTTCAAAAGGGTATAGTTATAAAAAGCTTTTTTGGATAACTGGAGCACTTGCTTTTTGGATTTCTCCTGTTGCAGATAACTTAACAACAGCACTAATTCTCTCAACAGTGCTCTTTACAATTGATAAAACAAAAACGCAGTTTTTAGTTCCAGGAGCAATTAATATTGTAGTTGCGGCAAATGCGGGGGGTGCATGGAGCCCTTTTGGTGATATTACTACTTTGATGGCCTGGACTGCAGGGAAGGGAGAGTTTGTAGATTTTCTCTATCTCTTTGTACCAAGTTTTGCAGGATGGGTGTTGACAGCCTGGCTACTTTCATTTTTTGTACCACAAGGTGAGCCCCATTTTGATGCAAGTTTGCCAAAAGCAGAGCTCAAACCGGGAGCAAAAGTGGTTATTTGGCTTGGAGCATTTACTATTTTTATAGCTGTTTTAGGTCACCAACTTTTCCATTTTCCTGCAATGTGGGGCATGATGTTTGGTTTGGCTCTTTTGAAGATGTATTCTTATTTGCATAAACGCAAAAACCAAGAAGATCACTTCGATGTCTATGTCAATATGAAAAATGTAGAAAATGATACGTTGCTCTTTTTCTTTGGTATTTTGAGTGCAGTGGGAGCACTCCATTTTATGGGTTATCTTGAATATGTCGTCAAACTCTATGACATTATAGGACCAACTGCTGGCAATATTGGTGTTGGATTTATTTCTGCAATCATCGATAACGTTCCTGTAATGAGTGCAATTTTGAAAGCCAATCCACCAATGGGAATAGATCAGTGGCTTCTTGTAACGCTTACTGCTGGTATTGGTGGGAGTCTTATTAGTTTTGGAAGTGCTGCTGGCGTGGGTGTCATGGGAAGACTCAAAGGTATCTACACATTTGGCGCACATATGAAGTATGCATGGACAGTTTTAGCCGGCTATGTGCTTTCTATTATTTTATGGTATATTCAGTTTGAGATTTTAGGTCTATATTAA